A section of the Gloeobacter violaceus PCC 7421 genome encodes:
- a CDS encoding type II toxin-antitoxin system RelE/ParE family toxin, with the protein MRVVITAAARADLVAIGSFIRLHNLERAIIFVDELLDRCLALADMPRAFPLVPRYEQFNIRRCVYRDYLIFYRVRGSLIEIVHILHGAQDYETLLFPSP; encoded by the coding sequence ATGAGGGTCGTCATCACAGCAGCGGCAAGGGCCGATTTAGTCGCCATTGGCAGTTTTATCCGGCTGCACAACCTTGAACGGGCCATAATCTTTGTCGATGAGTTGTTGGACCGTTGCCTTGCTCTGGCGGATATGCCCCGTGCCTTTCCACTTGTTCCGCGTTATGAGCAGTTCAACATCCGACGCTGTGTCTATCGAGATTACCTGATTTTCTACCGCGTCCGTGGATCGTTGATTGAGATTGTGCACATCCTGCATGGCGCACAGGATTACGAAACGCTGCTGTTCCCAAGCCCATAG
- a CDS encoding ferrochelatase, with amino-acid sequence MNDERRVAVLLVGYGEVEEYQNFAAYNEMALRLLTAKFLKIPEFGFKLLAGTLARKDRREWAGRDNFRSPHNDVFEAQRAGIARHLQEHFGDRVEIFKAFNFCEGYLPQQVLAQIRARGFRRLLVYPLLVIDSIFTSGLALQQINEALAEEERWVDELRYLPSFYNESDFHERLASHIESHLLRLSVRHQPSRIGLVLVNHGSPYEVKGFTTGIEESQVLYERVRERLITRYPLISIGWLNHDTPGKWTTPDVPQAARNLLTVGASTLVFCPIGFVTENHETILDVEAIMRCFEQKAIPCTRLDCLNDDPEFLAAAAGWVVPLVGELLAARATQPVAAQD; translated from the coding sequence TTGAACGACGAACGGCGGGTGGCGGTGCTGCTGGTGGGTTACGGCGAAGTCGAAGAATACCAGAATTTTGCCGCCTACAACGAGATGGCCCTGCGGTTGCTCACTGCCAAGTTTCTCAAAATTCCCGAATTCGGCTTCAAGTTGCTGGCGGGCACCCTGGCGCGCAAAGACCGGCGGGAGTGGGCAGGAAGAGACAATTTCCGCTCGCCCCACAACGACGTCTTCGAAGCCCAGCGCGCCGGGATCGCCCGGCACCTGCAGGAGCACTTCGGCGATCGAGTCGAAATCTTCAAAGCCTTCAATTTCTGCGAAGGGTACCTCCCCCAGCAGGTGCTGGCCCAGATCCGTGCCCGCGGCTTTCGCCGTCTGCTGGTCTATCCGCTGCTGGTCATCGATTCGATTTTTACCAGCGGCCTGGCACTCCAGCAGATCAACGAGGCCCTGGCCGAGGAGGAGCGCTGGGTGGACGAGTTGCGCTATTTACCATCGTTTTACAACGAGAGCGACTTTCACGAGCGGCTGGCAAGCCACATCGAAAGCCACCTGCTCCGCTTGTCCGTCCGCCACCAGCCCTCGCGCATCGGCCTGGTGCTCGTCAACCACGGTTCGCCCTACGAGGTCAAGGGCTTCACCACCGGCATCGAGGAGAGCCAGGTTCTCTACGAGCGGGTGCGCGAGCGGCTCATCACCCGCTATCCGCTCATTTCGATCGGCTGGCTCAACCACGACACCCCCGGCAAGTGGACGACCCCGGATGTCCCCCAGGCGGCGCGCAATTTGCTCACCGTTGGGGCAAGCACCCTCGTCTTCTGCCCGATCGGCTTTGTGACCGAGAACCACGAGACGATCCTGGATGTCGAAGCGATCATGCGGTGCTTCGAGCAAAAGGCGATCCCCTGCACGCGCCTCGATTGCCTCAACGACGACCCGGAATTTCTGGCCGCCGCTGCCGGTTGGGTCGTTCCGCTAGTGGGTGAATTGCTCGCGGCAAGGGCTACTCAGCCGGTTGCAGCCCAGGATTGA
- a CDS encoding PP2C family protein-serine/threonine phosphatase, which yields MYYLATEEYQRLPSPLADRYTVVNRSPLVVRDLYPERESTPPDVTLDTAQPYQRLNPWRWAIPEVHAQFTPGRCLLLENAPLEEDGAPWPTLGQSWPMAEPLRQLGWLLQLAKLWEPCCRQKVVSSLLASANIGVQGWQVRLFYLTQDRVPVSLQALAASWLSLTPMVGELRAVVQALAAGKFARIEVLVAALEALAVQTNTGCRVQAVTSATHPGRRELNEDCLVYDPQGRFAVVCDGMGGHEGGKLASFLAISSLQQDFACLSYQDSPPSELRAQLAGAAQRAHQRLWRLNQRQGRSGRRQMGTTVAACFLRGPLLHTVHVGDSRVYLIDRRHCQQLSVDDDVLNLEVSLARTTRRALHRQSGSGRLTQALGVIPPNDLKPTTRSFLLPEDCLVLLCSDGLSDGDFVERHWREAFLPLLDRGNLEAAGAALVEMALLELGHDNISFVLLKYAAAAPRTDAG from the coding sequence ATGTATTACCTTGCCACCGAAGAGTACCAACGCCTGCCTTCCCCGCTGGCTGACCGCTACACCGTTGTCAATCGCTCTCCGCTGGTGGTGCGCGACCTTTACCCGGAGCGCGAAAGTACACCCCCCGATGTCACGCTGGACACGGCTCAGCCTTACCAGCGCCTCAACCCATGGCGCTGGGCGATCCCGGAGGTGCATGCCCAGTTCACCCCCGGCCGGTGCCTGTTGCTCGAAAACGCGCCGCTGGAGGAAGACGGCGCTCCCTGGCCCACCTTGGGGCAGTCCTGGCCCATGGCGGAGCCGCTGCGGCAGTTGGGCTGGTTGTTGCAACTGGCGAAACTTTGGGAGCCGTGTTGTCGGCAGAAGGTCGTATCTTCGCTGCTCGCGTCGGCCAATATCGGAGTGCAGGGCTGGCAGGTGCGCCTGTTTTATCTCACTCAAGACCGGGTGCCGGTATCTTTGCAGGCCTTGGCGGCAAGCTGGCTCTCGCTCACACCGATGGTGGGCGAGCTGCGCGCCGTGGTCCAAGCACTTGCAGCCGGAAAATTCGCTCGGATAGAGGTGCTGGTGGCGGCGCTGGAAGCTCTGGCGGTACAGACGAACACCGGTTGTCGGGTGCAGGCGGTAACCAGCGCCACCCACCCGGGGCGCCGGGAGCTGAATGAAGATTGTCTGGTCTATGATCCCCAGGGCCGCTTCGCCGTAGTCTGCGACGGCATGGGCGGACACGAAGGGGGCAAACTGGCCAGTTTTCTGGCCATCTCTTCGCTTCAGCAGGACTTTGCCTGCTTGAGCTATCAGGATTCCCCCCCCTCCGAGCTGCGCGCTCAACTGGCGGGTGCGGCGCAGCGGGCCCACCAGCGGCTGTGGCGGCTCAACCAGCGGCAGGGGCGCAGCGGGCGGCGGCAGATGGGTACGACCGTGGCAGCCTGCTTTTTGAGGGGACCGTTGCTGCACACGGTGCATGTGGGCGACAGTCGCGTCTATCTTATCGACCGGCGGCACTGCCAGCAGTTGAGCGTCGATGACGATGTGCTCAATCTGGAGGTGAGTCTGGCGCGCACCACCCGCCGGGCGCTGCACCGGCAGTCCGGCAGCGGCAGGCTGACCCAGGCGCTTGGGGTGATTCCTCCGAACGACCTCAAGCCCACCACCCGGAGCTTTTTGCTTCCGGAAGATTGTCTGGTGCTGCTGTGCAGCGACGGACTCTCGGACGGCGACTTTGTGGAACGCCACTGGCGCGAGGCGTTTTTGCCATTGCTCGATAGGGGCAATCTCGAAGCTGCGGGCGCTGCGCTCGTTGAAATGGCCCTTTTGGAGCTGGGGCACGACAACATCTCGTTCGTGCTGCTCAAGTACGCCGCTGCTGCGCCCCGCACCGATGCCGGCTGA
- a CDS encoding IS982 family transposase, translating into MPSLEALFCHVDDFCRRFEPLWQQQLLADGLRHRRRPRRLCLSEILTILIAFHQSAYRHFKAFYTEMVCAYWRSAFPGLVSYPRFVEWMPSTLLPLSTYLRHCFGPCTGISFIDSTPLHVCHVRRVHAHKVFAGLAAWGKSSVGWFYGFKLHLVVNERGELLAMTLTPGNTDDRKPVPELLKDLHGKVFGDRGYISGKLGRQLREDLGIALITKLRRKMTNRLMVMTDKLLLRKRGIIEAINDQLKNISQIEHTRHRSEVNFLVNLVCGLIAYCHKPNKPSVASDVDLLSA; encoded by the coding sequence ATGCCCAGTCTAGAAGCCCTCTTTTGCCATGTCGATGACTTCTGCCGACGCTTCGAGCCGCTCTGGCAGCAACAATTGCTCGCCGATGGTCTGCGACACAGGCGACGGCCACGCCGCCTCTGCCTGAGTGAAATCCTGACGATTCTGATTGCTTTTCATCAGTCCGCCTACCGCCACTTCAAGGCCTTCTACACCGAGATGGTCTGCGCTTACTGGCGAAGCGCTTTTCCTGGATTGGTCAGCTACCCGCGCTTCGTTGAATGGATGCCTTCTACCCTCCTGCCGCTGAGTACCTATCTGCGCCACTGTTTCGGTCCCTGCACCGGCATCAGTTTTATCGATTCGACCCCGCTACACGTCTGCCATGTGCGCCGCGTCCACGCCCACAAAGTCTTTGCCGGCCTGGCCGCTTGGGGCAAAAGCTCGGTGGGCTGGTTTTACGGCTTCAAGCTGCACCTGGTGGTCAACGAGCGCGGTGAACTGCTGGCGATGACTCTCACGCCTGGGAATACCGATGATCGCAAGCCCGTGCCCGAACTGCTCAAAGACTTGCACGGCAAAGTGTTTGGCGACCGCGGCTATATCAGTGGCAAGCTTGGCAGGCAATTGCGGGAAGATTTGGGGATTGCGCTGATTACCAAGTTGCGGCGCAAGATGACCAATCGACTGATGGTGATGACGGACAAGCTGCTGTTGCGCAAGCGCGGGATCATCGAAGCGATCAATGACCAGCTGAAGAACATTTCGCAGATAGAGCACACCCGTCATCGTAGCGAAGTGAACTTTCTGGTGAACCTGGTGTGTGGATTGATTGCCTATTGCCACAAACCGAACAAGCCATCGGTGGCCTCGGATGTGGATCTGCTCAGCGCTTAA
- a CDS encoding aspartyl/asparaginyl beta-hydroxylase domain-containing protein, producing the protein MFLDTKDYPFAAHLEANWRVILAELQQLDNQNFFAWPEKQYYGEGWDIFALYTYGVPLGKNCKLCPQTAALVKKIPGMMTAVFSRMAPGLHIAPHRGEPAGLLRYHMGLIIPPGCGLRVGPETRSVQEGGSIVFDDTTEHEAWNRSDRERIVLLVDFKSPNAKQGFTLASMFQRLRGSKG; encoded by the coding sequence ATGTTTCTCGATACCAAAGATTACCCTTTTGCAGCGCACCTGGAGGCCAACTGGCGGGTCATCCTGGCCGAACTGCAGCAACTGGACAATCAAAACTTTTTTGCCTGGCCCGAAAAGCAGTACTACGGCGAGGGGTGGGACATCTTTGCGCTCTACACCTACGGGGTGCCCCTCGGCAAAAATTGCAAACTCTGTCCGCAAACAGCCGCGCTGGTCAAGAAAATCCCCGGCATGATGACGGCGGTGTTCTCCCGAATGGCCCCCGGCTTGCACATCGCCCCGCACCGGGGCGAACCGGCGGGGCTATTGCGCTACCACATGGGCCTTATCATCCCCCCCGGCTGTGGTTTGCGCGTCGGCCCCGAGACGCGCAGCGTCCAGGAAGGCGGCAGCATTGTCTTCGACGACACCACCGAACACGAGGCCTGGAACCGCAGCGACCGCGAACGCATCGTCCTGCTGGTGGATTTTAAATCCCCCAACGCCAAGCAGGGCTTCACCCTCGCCAGCATGTTCCAACGCCTCAGGGGCAGCAAAGGTTAG
- a CDS encoding transglycosylase domain-containing protein: MTAKFFASMADTWRRHRRAWFIGIVVTLAGALLGLWFALLWDLPTAQQVRRFTPENRLIVKAMDGSRLYSAARGPAKQVKYRQIPEYLVQAVVATEDRRFYNHPGIDLIGIGRALWRDAEAGEVREGGSTITQQLARNLFLTQERTLWRKFKEILIAARIEQELSKAEILTLYLNQIYFGSGAYGVADAARLYFSKNIEKLTLTEAALLAGLPQAPSRYSPLIDKTLARKRRDVVLKNMVEVGYLNAQQYASARKKSVVLRPGPRSEKTQAAYFVDYVRSQLASLLGTESVPGGLTIETTLDPQMQAQAQKALGGALADYRSRRVGQGAIITLDPATGEIRAMAGGGDYQKSQFNRTVQALRQPGSTFKTFVYTAAIESGSRPEDILSDRPVRFGAYQVKNADRRYYGEMTLVNALKESRNTVAVQLFTRVGEDKVVDVARRMGVRSRLRTGAAMALGASELTLLELTSAHGTLANGGVHVAPTAVRRIVDSQGKVLYAAVPRTRVALSSAVAATVTRMLEQVIANGTGRKAAIDRPAAGKTGTSENYRDLLFVGYTPQLVTGVWLGNDDNRPTRGSSALAAVLWGRYMGRVMATFPVKAFPALEQSEPLEVSPPMGEEYPAELPEGLEEPSPEPEPTGECYESDQGQLVCPNETDSAASPATAEPPPEVPDIPESPASPQNPEEPAETNPSRPSAELDRPPAPTP; encoded by the coding sequence ATGACCGCCAAGTTTTTTGCGTCCATGGCCGATACCTGGCGCCGCCATCGCCGAGCGTGGTTTATCGGCATTGTCGTCACGCTCGCCGGGGCGCTGCTGGGCCTGTGGTTTGCCCTGCTGTGGGATCTGCCCACCGCCCAGCAGGTACGCCGCTTTACCCCCGAAAACCGGCTCATCGTCAAGGCGATGGACGGATCGCGCCTCTACAGCGCCGCCCGGGGTCCGGCCAAGCAGGTCAAGTACCGGCAAATACCCGAATACCTGGTCCAGGCGGTCGTCGCCACCGAGGACCGGCGCTTCTACAACCATCCCGGCATCGATCTGATCGGCATCGGCCGGGCGCTGTGGCGCGACGCGGAGGCGGGGGAGGTGCGCGAGGGCGGCTCGACCATCACCCAGCAATTGGCGCGCAATTTGTTTTTGACCCAGGAGCGCACCCTCTGGCGCAAGTTCAAAGAGATCCTGATCGCCGCGCGCATCGAGCAGGAGTTGTCCAAAGCAGAAATTCTCACCCTCTACCTCAACCAGATCTATTTCGGCTCCGGCGCCTACGGTGTCGCGGACGCGGCACGTCTATATTTCAGCAAGAACATCGAGAAGCTCACCCTCACCGAAGCGGCGCTGCTCGCCGGTTTGCCCCAGGCCCCCAGCCGCTACTCGCCGCTAATCGACAAGACCCTGGCGCGCAAGCGCCGCGATGTGGTGCTCAAGAACATGGTCGAGGTGGGATATCTAAATGCACAGCAGTACGCCTCGGCCCGCAAAAAGTCGGTGGTGCTCAGACCCGGCCCCCGCTCCGAAAAAACCCAGGCCGCCTACTTCGTCGATTACGTGCGCTCGCAGCTGGCGAGCCTGCTTGGCACCGAGAGCGTTCCGGGGGGGCTGACCATCGAGACGACCCTCGACCCACAGATGCAGGCGCAGGCCCAAAAAGCGCTCGGCGGTGCGCTGGCCGATTACCGCTCCCGGCGCGTCGGCCAGGGGGCGATCATCACCCTCGACCCGGCCACGGGCGAAATTCGGGCGATGGCAGGCGGCGGCGACTATCAAAAAAGCCAGTTCAACCGCACCGTGCAGGCCCTGCGCCAACCGGGTTCGACGTTCAAAACCTTTGTCTACACCGCCGCTATCGAATCCGGCAGCCGCCCGGAGGACATACTAAGCGACCGGCCGGTCCGCTTCGGCGCCTATCAGGTCAAAAATGCCGATCGCCGCTACTACGGCGAGATGACGCTGGTGAACGCCCTTAAAGAATCGCGCAACACTGTCGCGGTACAACTGTTTACGCGCGTGGGCGAGGACAAAGTTGTCGATGTCGCCCGCCGCATGGGGGTGCGCAGCCGCCTGCGCACGGGGGCGGCGATGGCCCTCGGGGCCTCGGAGCTGACGCTGCTGGAACTCACCAGCGCCCACGGCACCCTCGCCAACGGCGGAGTCCATGTGGCACCCACCGCCGTGCGCCGCATTGTCGATTCGCAAGGCAAAGTACTCTACGCGGCGGTACCGCGCACCCGGGTGGCTCTTTCTTCGGCGGTCGCCGCCACCGTCACCCGCATGCTGGAGCAGGTCATCGCCAACGGCACCGGCCGCAAAGCCGCCATCGATCGCCCGGCGGCGGGCAAGACCGGCACCAGCGAAAACTACCGCGACTTACTTTTTGTGGGCTACACGCCCCAACTGGTGACGGGCGTCTGGCTGGGCAACGACGACAATCGCCCGACGCGCGGCAGCAGCGCCCTGGCAGCCGTTCTCTGGGGCCGGTACATGGGCCGGGTGATGGCGACTTTTCCGGTCAAGGCATTTCCTGCCCTGGAGCAGAGCGAACCGCTCGAAGTCTCGCCGCCGATGGGTGAGGAGTACCCGGCCGAATTGCCTGAGGGTCTGGAGGAGCCTTCCCCCGAGCCCGAGCCGACCGGCGAATGCTACGAGAGCGATCAAGGTCAACTCGTCTGCCCGAACGAAACCGACAGCGCGGCCTCCCCCGCAACGGCCGAACCGCCCCCCGAGGTGCCGGATATTCCCGAGTCACCCGCATCGCCGCAAAATCCGGAAGAGCCCGCCGAAACGAACCCTTCGCGGCCCTCGGCCGAACTGGATCGTCCGCCGGCACCGACGCCTTAG
- a CDS encoding translation initiation factor yields MSPDRTVYSTHPRPQPRCEICGELESVCVCEPQFIAPNKQTARLAHDRKRRRGKVVTMVSGLILPEAQLDELAKLLKSECGAGGTVKDGEIEIQGEHREKVAGILQKLGFKIKLVGG; encoded by the coding sequence ATGAGCCCCGATCGCACCGTCTATTCCACCCACCCGCGCCCCCAGCCGCGCTGTGAGATCTGCGGCGAACTGGAAAGCGTTTGCGTGTGTGAGCCGCAATTTATCGCGCCCAACAAGCAAACCGCCCGCCTCGCCCACGACCGCAAGCGCCGCCGCGGCAAGGTGGTGACCATGGTGAGCGGCCTCATCCTACCCGAGGCCCAACTCGACGAACTAGCCAAACTGCTCAAAAGCGAGTGTGGTGCAGGCGGCACGGTCAAAGACGGCGAAATCGAGATCCAGGGCGAACACCGCGAGAAAGTGGCGGGCATTCTCCAAAAGTTGGGCTTCAAGATTAAACTAGTTGGCGGCTGA
- a CDS encoding type II toxin-antitoxin system ParD family antitoxin — protein sequence MLTADPRLKGGAMRPAEKLSITLPSEMADFIRQKVDSGLYASNSEIIREALRGMMERERRLERLDTAIARGLADAEAGRVQDIDQMRTELRDSFTNGPEHFPV from the coding sequence TTGCTGACAGCCGATCCGCGCTTGAAGGGTGGTGCCATGCGACCTGCAGAAAAGCTCTCAATCACCCTGCCCTCCGAAATGGCAGACTTTATCCGCCAGAAGGTCGATTCCGGTCTGTACGCTTCCAACAGCGAGATCATCCGCGAGGCCCTGCGCGGCATGATGGAACGCGAACGACGGCTTGAGCGGCTGGATACTGCGATTGCGCGGGGACTTGCCGATGCCGAAGCGGGTCGAGTGCAGGATATTGACCAGATGCGCACAGAACTGCGCGACTCCTTTACGAATGGCCCTGAGCATTTTCCTGTATGA
- the rpsT gene encoding 30S ribosomal protein S20, translating to MPNIKSAIKRVDVAERNRQRNIAYKSMIKTFTKKFMTRLGEYAQSPSEAVLTEVQALLNQTFSRIDKAIKAGVIHTNTGARKKSRLDAALRTALAKAQAKAG from the coding sequence GTGCCGAATATCAAATCTGCCATCAAGCGGGTCGATGTGGCCGAGCGCAACCGCCAGCGCAACATCGCCTACAAATCGATGATCAAAACCTTCACCAAAAAGTTCATGACCCGCCTGGGCGAATATGCCCAATCGCCCTCCGAAGCGGTGCTTACCGAGGTGCAGGCGCTTTTGAACCAGACCTTCAGCCGCATCGACAAGGCGATCAAGGCGGGCGTCATCCACACCAACACCGGCGCGCGCAAAAAATCCCGCCTCGACGCCGCGCTGCGCACCGCCCTCGCCAAAGCGCAAGCCAAGGCCGGCTAG
- a CDS encoding type II toxin-antitoxin system RelE/ParE family toxin produces the protein MTRFNISEQAERDLTEIRNYIARDNIEAADRLIDGFFEAFERIATMPNAGHRRTGKLDPPGRRLRALIAPAG, from the coding sequence GTGACCCGCTTCAATATCTCCGAGCAGGCCGAGCGTGATCTCACCGAAATAAGGAATTACATCGCCAGAGACAACATCGAGGCTGCGGACCGGTTGATTGACGGGTTTTTTGAGGCTTTCGAGCGGATTGCCACAATGCCCAATGCCGGGCACAGACGCACCGGAAAACTCGACCCGCCAGGCCGGAGACTGCGCGCCCTGATCGCGCCTGCTGGATGA
- a CDS encoding recombinase family protein, which translates to MNATTPTGRAMWQMIGVLTGLECSLISERTRAGVKATESRGVKFVFYGLGNSSVS; encoded by the coding sequence ATTAACGCGACCACGCCGACCGGACGGGCCATGTGGCAGATGATCGGGGTCCTGACCGGGCTGGAGTGCAGCCTCATCAGCGAGCGCACCCGTGCGGGAGTGAAGGCAACCGAGAGCCGGGGCGTGAAGTTCGTGTTCTATGGGCTTGGGAACAGCAGCGTTTCGTAA
- the acs gene encoding acetate--CoA ligase codes for MSSFEIESLLHENRRFAPPAGFGEGAWIKSLEHYRELCARAEADPEGFWADLARSELHWFTPWQQVLDWQEPTARWFVGGKLNLAYNCLDRHLQTRGDKVAVLWEGEPGEVRALTYRELHAEVCRFANALKALGVGKGDVVAIYMPLVPEAAVAMLGCARIGAPHTVVFGGFSGDALRDRLIDAQARVVVTADGGWRKGAIVPLKPRVDEAVAQAPGVAHVICLKRVGQEVAMEPGRDHWWHELVASRSAECPAEAMDSEDLLFILYTSGTTGKPKGVVHTTGGYNLYTHITSKWIFDLHDEDVYWCTADVGWITGHSYVVYGPLSNGATTFMFEGAPNQPDPGRFWQLIEKHRIGIFYTAPTAIRTFIKWGDDWPARYDLSSLRLLGTVGEPINPEAWMWYHRVIGQERCPIVDTWWQTETGGIMITPLPGATITKPGSATMPFPGIVADVVDREGNSCPPNQGGYLVIRRPWPSMLRTVYRDPERYRQNYWSQVPHAYFAGDGARRDEEGYFWVMGRVDDVINVSGHRLGTMEIESALVSHPAVAEAAVVGRPDEIKGEAIVAFVTVESEVETTPQLLEELRAHVVKEIGALARPEEIRYAEALPKTRSGKIMRRLLRSLASGSDLTGDTSTLEDRSVLEKLREG; via the coding sequence ATGTCTTCCTTCGAAATCGAGTCGCTCCTGCACGAAAACCGCCGCTTCGCCCCGCCCGCGGGCTTTGGCGAGGGCGCCTGGATTAAGAGTCTCGAGCACTACCGCGAGCTGTGCGCGCGGGCTGAGGCCGATCCGGAGGGTTTCTGGGCGGATCTTGCCCGCAGTGAGCTGCACTGGTTCACCCCCTGGCAACAGGTACTCGATTGGCAGGAGCCCACGGCCCGCTGGTTTGTGGGCGGCAAGCTCAATCTTGCTTATAACTGCCTCGACCGGCATCTCCAGACGCGCGGCGACAAGGTTGCCGTGCTCTGGGAGGGCGAACCGGGCGAGGTGCGTGCGCTTACCTACCGCGAACTGCACGCCGAGGTCTGCCGCTTCGCCAATGCCCTGAAGGCGCTGGGGGTCGGCAAGGGCGACGTGGTGGCGATTTATATGCCGCTGGTGCCGGAGGCGGCCGTCGCGATGCTCGGCTGCGCGCGCATCGGGGCACCCCACACGGTAGTCTTCGGAGGCTTCTCGGGCGACGCGCTGCGCGACCGGCTCATCGATGCCCAGGCCAGGGTGGTGGTCACCGCCGACGGCGGCTGGCGCAAAGGGGCGATTGTTCCCCTCAAACCGCGGGTGGACGAGGCGGTGGCCCAGGCTCCCGGCGTGGCTCATGTGATCTGCCTGAAGCGGGTAGGCCAGGAGGTGGCCATGGAGCCGGGGCGCGATCACTGGTGGCACGAACTGGTGGCCTCCCGGAGCGCCGAGTGTCCGGCTGAAGCGATGGACTCCGAAGATTTGCTGTTTATTCTTTACACCAGCGGCACCACCGGCAAGCCCAAGGGCGTCGTGCACACGACTGGTGGTTACAACCTCTATACCCACATCACCAGCAAGTGGATCTTCGATCTGCACGACGAGGACGTCTACTGGTGCACCGCCGACGTAGGCTGGATCACGGGCCATTCGTACGTGGTGTACGGGCCCCTGTCGAACGGGGCGACGACCTTTATGTTCGAGGGTGCCCCCAACCAACCCGACCCCGGCCGCTTCTGGCAGCTCATCGAAAAGCACCGCATCGGCATTTTCTATACCGCCCCGACCGCCATTCGCACCTTCATCAAGTGGGGCGACGATTGGCCTGCCCGCTACGATCTTTCTTCGCTGCGGCTTCTAGGCACGGTGGGCGAACCGATCAACCCCGAAGCGTGGATGTGGTACCACCGGGTGATCGGCCAGGAGCGCTGCCCGATCGTCGATACCTGGTGGCAGACCGAGACGGGCGGGATCATGATCACCCCGCTTCCGGGGGCGACCATCACCAAACCCGGCTCGGCGACGATGCCTTTTCCGGGCATCGTCGCCGATGTGGTCGACCGCGAGGGCAACAGCTGCCCCCCCAACCAGGGCGGCTATCTGGTGATTCGCAGGCCCTGGCCCTCGATGCTGCGCACGGTCTACCGCGACCCGGAGCGCTACCGTCAGAACTACTGGAGCCAGGTTCCCCACGCCTACTTTGCAGGCGACGGTGCCCGCCGCGACGAAGAGGGCTACTTCTGGGTGATGGGCCGCGTCGACGATGTGATCAACGTCTCCGGCCACCGCCTGGGCACGATGGAGATCGAATCGGCCCTGGTCTCCCACCCGGCAGTGGCCGAGGCCGCCGTGGTCGGCCGACCCGATGAGATCAAAGGCGAAGCGATCGTCGCTTTTGTGACGGTCGAATCGGAGGTCGAGACGACGCCTCAGTTGCTCGAGGAGTTGCGTGCCCACGTCGTCAAAGAAATCGGCGCCCTTGCCCGCCCGGAGGAAATCCGCTATGCGGAGGCGCTACCCAAGACCCGCTCGGGCAAGATCATGCGGCGGCTGTTGCGCTCGCTCGCCTCGGGAAGCGACCTGACTGGCGACACCTCGACCCTCGAAGATCGCTCGGTGCTCGAGAAGCTGCGCGAGGGCTAA